The Chitinophagales bacterium genome includes a window with the following:
- a CDS encoding T9SS type A sorting domain-containing protein, giving the protein MTKILNTIIALLLLSTGWLYAVESEPNDVRNDADKLTLNSSNTGAIDIANDVDWWKVTTTSDGKLDVTLAVSNGLYCYFKLYDNDGTTLLKSDYTSGTKTYSQDGLAPGTYYIYIYAFNAGQLPAYTISNVLNTIAIANDAEPNDAYTQADVFALNGSVTGHIGYYYNGVSDVADWWSVTTTGNGKLDLQMISDNGQYLYWKLYDGDGTTLLKSDYTSGTKTYFVDGLAAGTYYVYVYPFYAGGFTPYTMSSTFTDPVVANDVEPNNSKSQSKNLPLNGSKTGQVGYYYNHVADSSDWFKVTTDLDGALKLTMASQNGQYIYFKLYDKNGTTLLKSDYTSGTKSYTVDGLAAGTYYINIHPFYANGFVPYTIEDTLIVAPVANDPEPNNGKSQATSFAVGGTVTGHSGYYYDGVADSSDWYKIITTEDGQISITITSNNGQYIYYQLYDNDATTLLKSSFTSGTASHSTDGLAAGTYFVKVYPYYSSGFIPYTLTNSLATYTNANDGLDNDLAKNAATLGSNLETPGHVGFRYNGGARDVRDWWKINYTGKGDLTVTLKWEPRLCCGSPYVYLKIYADTAASPIFSTYNSSGTINANLTALAKQYYYVQVVMYYSTEATGYNLTPTFTQKEKAKITLQSSVTGSDCASSSLTYKCTKSEKPYTVQLFRFGKKYGDPLNVKNSTPFTISSLPPGNYYATVYGDGATGQGKGTSVTTTLVPVPTNLSTSNIKSAKATLNWDTLVCVDYDSIYYRVVGSGTWSKIKTGTNNSAYNLTGLTASTMYEWMVAHVVDTLSEKATSAYSAITTFTTAALKEGESLNESGLLSLYPNPASGSTTLQFTNNEAGEAVMTVFDALGRNLQSERLLADNGVFIYELNLAPLSPGLYIIRVMINGTEHAIKLVKE; this is encoded by the coding sequence ATGACAAAAATCCTAAACACAATCATCGCTTTATTGCTGCTCTCTACCGGTTGGCTTTATGCAGTCGAATCAGAGCCCAATGATGTCAGAAATGACGCAGATAAACTCACTTTAAATTCAAGCAATACGGGCGCAATAGATATTGCTAATGATGTGGACTGGTGGAAAGTTACCACCACTTCAGATGGCAAACTGGATGTTACGTTAGCCGTTAGTAATGGGCTCTACTGTTATTTTAAACTTTATGATAATGATGGCACCACTTTACTGAAAAGTGATTATACCAGCGGAACCAAGACCTACTCGCAGGATGGACTTGCGCCCGGCACCTATTACATTTATATCTATGCATTTAACGCAGGTCAATTACCAGCCTATACCATATCCAATGTGTTAAATACCATAGCAATCGCTAATGATGCAGAACCCAATGATGCATATACCCAAGCCGATGTTTTCGCGCTGAATGGTTCGGTTACCGGACATATCGGTTACTACTATAACGGGGTATCTGATGTGGCTGATTGGTGGAGTGTAACTACCACGGGCAATGGAAAACTTGACCTGCAAATGATTTCTGACAACGGACAGTATCTCTACTGGAAGCTTTATGACGGCGATGGAACTACTTTGCTGAAGTCTGATTACACGAGTGGCACAAAAACCTATTTTGTTGATGGACTTGCAGCAGGTACCTATTACGTATATGTGTATCCTTTTTATGCCGGTGGGTTTACACCGTATACCATGTCTTCAACATTTACGGATCCTGTAGTGGCAAATGATGTAGAACCCAACAACTCAAAAAGCCAGTCAAAGAATCTTCCGCTAAACGGATCAAAGACCGGGCAAGTGGGTTATTACTATAACCATGTCGCTGACAGTTCGGATTGGTTTAAGGTTACCACCGACCTGGATGGTGCCCTGAAGTTGACTATGGCTTCTCAAAACGGGCAATATATTTATTTCAAGCTGTATGACAAAAACGGTACCACGCTACTGAAATCCGATTATACCAGCGGTACTAAATCTTATACAGTTGATGGATTAGCGGCCGGCACATACTATATTAATATTCATCCTTTCTATGCTAATGGCTTTGTTCCATATACCATAGAGGATACACTCATTGTTGCTCCTGTTGCCAACGATCCTGAGCCTAATAACGGGAAGTCGCAGGCAACATCTTTTGCGGTAGGTGGTACAGTAACCGGCCATTCCGGCTATTATTATGATGGAGTTGCAGATAGTTCGGACTGGTATAAAATTATTACTACCGAAGATGGACAGATCTCTATCACCATCACCTCGAATAACGGGCAGTATATTTACTATCAATTGTACGACAATGACGCAACCACGCTATTAAAATCATCATTCACCAGCGGAACAGCCTCCCACTCAACCGACGGACTTGCTGCGGGAACATATTTTGTCAAAGTATATCCGTATTATAGCAGTGGCTTTATTCCATATACATTAACCAATTCATTGGCAACCTATACCAATGCGAATGATGGCCTTGATAATGATCTTGCCAAGAATGCCGCAACACTGGGTTCCAATCTTGAAACGCCAGGCCATGTCGGATTCAGATATAATGGCGGCGCAAGAGACGTGAGAGACTGGTGGAAGATTAACTATACCGGTAAAGGTGATCTTACCGTTACCTTAAAATGGGAACCAAGGCTTTGCTGTGGTAGCCCATACGTTTACCTGAAAATATATGCTGATACGGCCGCTTCACCGATTTTCAGTACTTACAACAGCAGCGGCACTATTAATGCCAATTTAACCGCGCTTGCCAAACAATACTACTATGTACAGGTAGTAATGTATTATTCTACGGAAGCGACAGGTTATAACCTGACTCCGACTTTTACGCAAAAGGAGAAGGCAAAGATCACTTTACAGTCATCGGTGACAGGGTCTGATTGTGCCAGCAGCTCGCTGACCTATAAGTGTACTAAGAGTGAAAAGCCATACACGGTTCAACTGTTCCGGTTTGGCAAGAAATATGGTGATCCGCTGAATGTGAAGAACTCAACGCCGTTTACCATCAGTTCACTGCCTCCCGGCAATTATTACGCTACGGTTTACGGAGATGGCGCAACAGGACAGGGCAAAGGAACCAGTGTAACCACTACACTGGTACCTGTTCCAACCAATCTATCAACAAGCAACATCAAGTCAGCCAAAGCGACGTTGAACTGGGATACGCTGGTTTGCGTGGATTACGACAGTATCTATTATCGTGTTGTGGGTTCCGGTACCTGGAGTAAAATAAAAACGGGTACGAATAATTCAGCTTATAACCTTACCGGGCTGACTGCCTCAACCATGTATGAATGGATGGTGGCGCATGTGGTGGATACACTGAGTGAAAAGGCGACAAGTGCATATTCCGCTATCACTACCTTCACCACAGCAGCGCTGAAGGAAGGTGAATCGTTGAATGAATCAGGTTTATTGAGCCTGTATCCGAATCCTGCGTCTGGCAGCACTACACTTCAGTTTACGAATAATGAGGCAGGCGAAGCCGTGATGACCGTATTTGATGCTTTAGGCAGAAATCTGCAGTCAGAACGGTTGCTGGCTGACAATGGAGTTTTTATCTATGAGCTAAACCTTGCACCATTAAGTCCGGGACTCTATATCATCCGTGTGATGATCAACGGAACGGAACATGCGATAAAGCTGGTGAAGGAGTAA
- a CDS encoding T9SS type A sorting domain-containing protein, whose protein sequence is MKHLLFLTCGISVALTLSAQQADNWYFGVHAGLNFTDTVPIVLTDGSIYTPEGCSSISDSAGSLLFYTDGITVWNKLHAVMPNGNGLFGGSSCTQAALVAAQPGSNTLYYVFTLDEIGGPLGFRYSIVDMSLSNGLGDVTEKNILLQEAVTEKLTAVSSVDGSETWIVVHGWGTNAFFAYKLTASGINTTPVVSNAGIIHTTAQIQNTYGQMKFSGCGGRLAVAAGYLDTVEVFDFGVAGGFVSNPVTIPVYAHVYGVEFSPDNSKLYVTCYDPEGTLLQFDLLQANQTAIINSKVTLNSTEDLYALQLAPDGKIYVVKSYGAMLGVINYPDVAGSGCDFVLNGINLDPDYLGASAALGLPNFVQSDFDSYQKGCSLPTSSVQSVPDNTLLIFPTPASDYLYFNREVFGNDLFNIFITDMSGNIIAEEKADLTAANARISIASLDAGIYFLQAVNSRKQFNQKIVIARAH, encoded by the coding sequence ATGAAGCATCTCCTTTTTCTTACGTGTGGTATTAGCGTTGCTTTAACGTTATCTGCGCAACAAGCCGATAACTGGTATTTCGGCGTACACGCAGGTCTGAATTTCACTGACACAGTACCCATTGTACTGACGGATGGCAGCATTTATACACCGGAAGGTTGTTCTTCCATCTCCGATTCCGCAGGCTCATTGCTTTTCTATACCGATGGCATCACCGTTTGGAATAAGCTGCATGCCGTCATGCCGAATGGCAACGGATTATTTGGTGGTAGTTCTTGTACGCAAGCCGCCCTGGTTGCTGCACAACCCGGAAGCAATACACTGTATTATGTCTTTACACTGGACGAGATCGGCGGTCCGCTTGGCTTTCGCTACTCCATAGTAGACATGAGCCTTTCCAATGGTTTGGGCGATGTGACTGAAAAAAATATTTTGCTTCAGGAGGCAGTCACCGAGAAATTAACTGCTGTCAGCAGTGTTGATGGCTCAGAAACATGGATCGTTGTGCATGGCTGGGGAACAAATGCCTTCTTTGCATACAAGCTCACCGCTTCGGGAATAAACACCACGCCTGTTGTCAGCAATGCAGGTATTATTCACACTACAGCGCAGATTCAAAATACATACGGGCAGATGAAGTTTTCCGGCTGTGGAGGAAGACTTGCCGTTGCAGCCGGTTATCTTGATACGGTGGAAGTTTTTGATTTCGGTGTTGCGGGCGGCTTTGTTTCGAATCCGGTCACAATTCCGGTATATGCACATGTTTATGGCGTGGAATTTTCACCGGACAACAGTAAACTCTATGTAACATGTTATGACCCTGAAGGAACACTGCTGCAATTTGACCTGTTGCAGGCCAATCAAACTGCCATCATTAATTCAAAGGTGACACTGAACTCAACCGAAGATTTATATGCACTGCAACTCGCGCCAGATGGAAAAATATATGTGGTTAAATCTTATGGCGCTATGCTCGGGGTCATTAACTATCCTGATGTTGCAGGAAGCGGCTGCGACTTTGTATTAAATGGAATCAACCTTGATCCGGATTATCTTGGTGCATCAGCTGCACTGGGATTACCCAACTTTGTTCAGTCTGATTTCGACAGTTATCAAAAAGGCTGTTCATTGCCAACATCATCTGTGCAATCAGTCCCAGATAACACACTTTTGATATTCCCTACGCCGGCTTCCGACTATCTTTATTTTAATCGGGAAGTTTTTGGCAATGACTTATTTAACATCTTTATTACTGACATGAGCGGTAATATTATAGCTGAGGAAAAAGCAGATCTTACCGCAGCAAACGCACGCATTAGTATTGCATCACTTGACGCAGGTATTTATTTTCTACAGGCAGTTAACAGCAGGAAACAATTCAATCAAAAAATAGTGATTGCCCGTGCTCATTGA
- a CDS encoding adenylate/guanylate cyclase domain-containing protein: MFSRNIRRNVPFQIICWTIAAWLYMVFRVVGLADYERIRVIEPIRYHVVFLQSTAAGIIIGLVLGVLDIFLSHSSLRKRSFGFLVMTKGFIYIGSIIVIVSIIHFFTGLIDQLSIREELMKLRDFYRQGFLISILIYALFISFLISFIKQVNQKFGPGILLPMLLGKYFKPKQENRIFLFLDLRSSTTYAEKIGHVLFSELIQDCFYDLATQVEAYRAEIVQYAGDEAILTWKLKNGLQNNNCLRITFAFNEQLQSRSEHYLEKYGIVPEFKGGANAGLVMVAEIGEIKKEITYHGDVLNTAARIQGLCNQYQKNLLISEQLRNQLPPAPDLAVQLIGSLELKGKKEPVSIYSVTEGFDG; this comes from the coding sequence ATGTTTTCACGTAACATCCGCCGCAACGTACCATTCCAGATAATTTGCTGGACAATAGCCGCATGGCTCTATATGGTATTCCGCGTTGTTGGCCTTGCCGATTATGAACGTATCCGTGTTATTGAACCCATCCGTTATCATGTTGTTTTCCTGCAGAGCACTGCAGCAGGAATCATCATCGGCCTGGTATTGGGCGTACTCGATATCTTCCTTTCACACAGCAGCCTTCGTAAACGGTCGTTTGGCTTCCTGGTGATGACAAAAGGATTTATCTATATCGGGAGCATCATTGTCATTGTTTCCATTATTCATTTCTTCACGGGACTGATTGATCAGCTTAGCATAAGAGAGGAACTCATGAAGCTGAGGGATTTTTACCGGCAGGGCTTTCTCATTTCCATTCTTATATATGCGCTCTTCATATCCTTCCTGATCAGTTTCATCAAACAGGTGAATCAAAAGTTCGGGCCGGGCATCCTGCTGCCGATGTTGCTTGGAAAATACTTTAAGCCGAAGCAGGAAAACAGGATCTTTCTTTTCCTCGACCTGCGTTCATCTACCACTTATGCTGAAAAAATAGGACATGTGCTTTTCAGCGAACTGATACAGGATTGTTTCTATGACCTTGCCACGCAGGTGGAGGCCTATCGCGCGGAAATAGTACAATATGCAGGCGATGAGGCAATACTTACCTGGAAACTAAAAAACGGCCTTCAGAATAATAACTGCCTGCGCATCACCTTTGCCTTTAATGAACAGCTGCAATCGAGATCCGAACACTACCTTGAGAAGTATGGCATAGTCCCGGAATTCAAAGGCGGAGCAAATGCAGGACTGGTTATGGTGGCTGAAATAGGTGAAATCAAAAAAGAGATCACTTATCATGGTGATGTGCTGAATACCGCAGCACGCATTCAGGGGCTCTGTAATCAATATCAAAAAAACCTGCTTATATCCGAACAACTGCGAAATCAGCTGCCGCCCGCTCCCGATCTTGCAGTACAGCTTATTGGATCGCTTGAACTCAAAGGAAAAAAAGAACCGGTGAGCATTTATAGTGTTACTGAAGGCTTTGATGGTTAA
- a CDS encoding penicillin acylase family protein, whose translation MKVIKWTLLILMLLIVLITIGGYLYLRSTGPIYNGTVKLIGLNKSVSVKYDDYGIPHIYAGSEADAFFALGYVHAQDRLFQMELLRRVGAGRLSEIFGADMVEADRLFRTLGIAEMAKQSTALYLSADTAAYQQNAMAYLSGINQYIAHGKTPVEFQLMGIKKQPFTPEDIYCIIGYMSFNFAEALRSDPVFEKIKEQFGTAYLSDIAKEYQQGTTKIPVHVADAALTQISKTVTAILNGIPVAPWIGSNGWVLSPARSASGKVLFANDTHIGYSQPSVWYEAHLEAPGYSFYGNFLAGVPFGVVGHSRFAAWGLTMFENDDMDIFREKVNPGDSTQFWFMDHWETATSREETIIVKGAEPVHFRIIETRHGPVFNNAWEGLHEIKDRLSLRWTFTKFPSKTLQATYLFSKAKKMADFKEAVSWVHAPGLNVMYGDADGNIAWWTAAKITRYPEGVDAKVFLDGSSGLNEADYYPFSDNPHSENPPSGFVYSCNNQPDTLNGIFLSGYFYPEDRAKRLNTLLNAKSVWSLEEMKSVQTDVTSSTKPIVAKEFAAVIRSAKKYADGSVQAAALNALAAWDGRHELNDIAPSIYYTMMAYLLFNTMADELGQADFDVFSSTWCMRATTNVLPLNADSPWWDNVHTGGSKETRSEIFQLAFDSAVLKLEGELGKDVSEWTWNRVHTIQQAHPFGKKTPMDLFFNVGPAPVKGGMEVINNTGFDLKRSGKFESTYGPAMRILIDFNDVDHSLSVIPSGQSGNPVSPHYGDQFGLYNTGKYRPQMMNAKEIEATKKGELMLIPAQE comes from the coding sequence ATGAAAGTAATCAAGTGGACATTGCTGATACTGATGCTATTAATTGTGCTTATTACGATTGGCGGATATCTCTATCTCCGCTCTACCGGGCCAATCTATAATGGAACCGTAAAATTGATTGGCCTGAACAAAAGCGTCAGTGTAAAATATGATGACTATGGCATCCCGCATATTTATGCCGGCAGCGAAGCAGATGCCTTCTTTGCGCTTGGCTATGTGCATGCACAGGACAGATTATTTCAGATGGAACTGCTGCGCAGAGTTGGTGCAGGAAGACTCTCAGAAATATTCGGAGCAGACATGGTGGAAGCAGATCGACTCTTCCGGACACTGGGCATCGCCGAAATGGCCAAACAATCCACCGCCCTGTATCTGAGCGCCGACACAGCGGCCTATCAGCAAAATGCAATGGCTTACCTGAGCGGCATCAATCAGTATATTGCGCATGGCAAAACGCCGGTTGAGTTTCAATTAATGGGCATCAAAAAACAGCCATTTACTCCTGAAGATATCTACTGCATCATCGGCTACATGTCATTTAATTTCGCAGAAGCACTTCGCTCCGATCCTGTATTTGAAAAAATAAAAGAACAGTTTGGCACTGCCTATCTCAGCGATATTGCAAAAGAATACCAGCAGGGCACCACAAAAATTCCGGTACACGTCGCGGATGCTGCCTTAACCCAAATATCAAAAACAGTTACCGCTATCCTCAACGGGATTCCTGTTGCGCCGTGGATTGGAAGCAATGGCTGGGTGCTGAGCCCTGCAAGGTCGGCTTCCGGTAAAGTATTATTCGCAAATGATACACATATCGGCTATTCACAGCCTTCCGTCTGGTATGAAGCACATTTGGAAGCGCCGGGTTATAGCTTCTACGGTAATTTTCTAGCCGGCGTGCCATTTGGCGTTGTCGGCCATTCACGTTTTGCCGCATGGGGACTCACCATGTTTGAAAATGACGATATGGATATCTTCAGGGAGAAAGTCAATCCAGGCGACTCCACACAGTTTTGGTTTATGGATCATTGGGAAACTGCCACGTCGAGGGAAGAAACGATCATCGTGAAAGGCGCTGAACCTGTACATTTCAGGATAATCGAAACAAGACACGGCCCGGTATTCAACAATGCATGGGAAGGGCTGCATGAAATCAAAGACCGTTTATCACTGCGCTGGACGTTTACTAAGTTTCCATCTAAGACCCTGCAGGCAACTTATTTGTTCAGCAAAGCAAAAAAGATGGCTGATTTCAAAGAAGCCGTTTCATGGGTGCATGCGCCGGGCCTTAATGTGATGTATGGCGATGCGGACGGAAATATCGCCTGGTGGACAGCCGCCAAAATTACCCGGTACCCGGAAGGCGTTGATGCAAAAGTATTTCTCGATGGCAGCAGCGGATTGAATGAAGCGGATTACTATCCGTTCAGCGATAACCCACATTCCGAAAACCCTCCTTCCGGATTTGTCTATTCCTGTAATAATCAGCCTGACACGCTCAATGGCATATTTCTCTCAGGTTACTTCTATCCTGAAGACAGGGCGAAACGGCTGAATACACTCTTGAATGCAAAATCAGTCTGGTCGCTGGAAGAAATGAAAAGTGTGCAGACAGATGTCACCTCATCTACAAAACCCATCGTCGCTAAGGAATTTGCCGCTGTCATCAGGTCGGCAAAAAAATACGCAGATGGATCGGTACAAGCCGCTGCACTCAATGCACTGGCAGCATGGGATGGCCGGCATGAACTGAACGACATCGCGCCTTCAATCTATTATACTATGATGGCGTACCTCTTATTCAATACCATGGCTGATGAATTGGGCCAGGCAGACTTCGATGTTTTCAGCAGTACATGGTGTATGCGTGCCACTACCAATGTTTTACCCTTAAATGCGGATTCACCATGGTGGGACAATGTGCATACCGGCGGCAGTAAAGAAACACGCAGCGAAATTTTTCAGCTTGCATTTGACAGCGCTGTGTTAAAATTAGAAGGTGAGCTCGGAAAGGATGTTTCAGAGTGGACCTGGAACCGTGTACACACCATTCAGCAGGCGCATCCTTTTGGGAAAAAAACACCAATGGATTTATTTTTTAATGTTGGTCCCGCGCCGGTAAAAGGCGGTATGGAAGTCATTAATAACACCGGCTTCGACTTAAAGCGATCCGGAAAATTTGAATCAACCTACGGGCCGGCCATGCGCATCCTGATTGACTTCAATGATGTGGATCATTCCCTAAGCGTCATTCCCTCCGGGCAATCCGGCAATCCGGTCAGCCCGCATTATGGCGATCAGTTCGGGCTCTATAATACAGGTAAATACAGGCCGCAAATGATGAATGCAAAAGAAATTGAAGCAACAAAAAAGGGAGAACTGATGCTGATTCCTGCACAGGAATGA
- a CDS encoding SCP2 sterol-binding domain-containing protein, with amino-acid sequence MTAAAMIESLPQRFRPGSGAGLDLIYHFKIAGDRGGEFTVQVRDGVCSVEKGLNGNPKCEISASDTDYEDVELGRTNAQMAVLFGKIKVSNIPSMLKFVEMFERVTE; translated from the coding sequence ATGACAGCAGCAGCTATGATTGAATCATTACCTCAAAGGTTTAGACCGGGCAGTGGTGCAGGCCTTGATCTCATTTATCATTTTAAGATCGCCGGCGATCGCGGTGGTGAGTTCACCGTCCAAGTCAGGGATGGAGTTTGCTCAGTGGAGAAAGGACTCAACGGTAACCCAAAATGCGAAATATCCGCGAGCGATACCGATTATGAAGATGTGGAATTGGGACGTACCAATGCGCAAATGGCCGTGCTGTTCGGAAAAATAAAAGTCAGCAACATTCCATCCATGCTCAAATTTGTAGAAATGTTTGAACGGGTAACTGAATAG
- a CDS encoding glycogen debranching enzyme N-terminal domain-containing protein translates to MKLFKEKEFFEDYARAIRCEWLETNGLGGYASSTLTGCNTRRYHGLLTAAVTPPAERMLLLSKLDETIVSGGLRFELGCNNYGDVISPEGYRYLTSFTKNLYPEFLYDTGDVQLKKRIIMPHGENTTLIEYEVIKTGSPIKLELTPLIAARNYHSLRSEINVPEQATAFSSGTLSQRMDDIDQEVFIHIDNAVFRHAPAWYRNFEYTEEKERGLDCHEDLFSPGTLSVQLEQGHKIIVIISSKRPADYNAAGILEAEIKRRATIAAPGQKQEVIRQLLLAADQFIVQKDADLKTVIAGYHWFADWCRDTMIALPGLCLVTKRLEDAEKILLAFARYVNNGMLPNRFPDQAGQEPEYNNADGTLWYFIAVKRYLDAGGNKKFIWKNILPVLSDIIHWHYSGTRYGIHVTDDQLLSAGEDGIQLTWMDAKAGDWVVTPRQGKAVEINALWYNALRIYAKLLKQSGARAEAKIFRAKAKITKKNFLAAFSNTSQQHLNDVVNGQATDSSLRPNQLFALALCYPLIKKEKAKKILEVVQAKLLTRYGLRSLSPDDVHYAGRYEGDVLQRDGAYHQGTVWSWLTGIYIDALFNCYGKDAKPAAQQAINQLVEQLNEAGIGSVSEIFDGDEPHTLRGCIAQAWSVAELLRVIFEYELFAFPDA, encoded by the coding sequence ATGAAGCTTTTTAAGGAGAAGGAATTTTTTGAAGATTACGCACGGGCCATCAGATGCGAATGGCTTGAAACCAATGGATTGGGAGGCTACGCCAGCTCAACATTGACCGGATGCAATACGCGGCGATATCACGGATTGCTCACAGCCGCGGTCACGCCGCCAGCGGAACGCATGCTCTTATTAAGCAAACTGGACGAAACGATTGTGTCAGGTGGCCTCCGTTTTGAACTTGGATGCAACAACTATGGAGATGTTATCTCACCGGAAGGTTACCGCTATCTAACTTCCTTTACAAAAAATCTGTACCCCGAATTTTTATACGATACCGGTGATGTTCAGCTTAAAAAGCGCATCATCATGCCGCATGGCGAAAACACAACGCTGATTGAATATGAAGTCATAAAAACCGGATCTCCTATTAAACTTGAACTGACTCCGCTGATAGCGGCGAGAAATTATCATTCGCTCAGATCGGAGATCAACGTACCCGAACAGGCGACAGCATTCTCATCGGGCACGCTTTCACAACGTATGGATGATATAGACCAGGAAGTGTTTATTCATATTGATAATGCTGTTTTCCGCCATGCTCCGGCATGGTACAGGAATTTTGAATACACAGAAGAAAAAGAACGCGGACTCGATTGCCATGAAGATCTTTTTTCTCCCGGAACACTCAGTGTTCAGCTGGAACAGGGGCATAAAATTATTGTCATCATCAGTTCGAAACGCCCGGCAGACTATAATGCAGCAGGAATACTCGAAGCTGAAATTAAAAGACGCGCTACAATCGCTGCACCCGGACAAAAGCAGGAGGTAATCCGGCAACTGCTGCTCGCCGCTGATCAGTTTATTGTGCAGAAAGATGCTGACCTGAAGACTGTCATCGCCGGCTATCATTGGTTTGCTGACTGGTGCAGGGATACCATGATTGCACTTCCGGGCTTATGCCTTGTCACGAAACGATTGGAAGATGCAGAAAAAATACTGCTTGCCTTTGCACGCTATGTGAACAATGGTATGTTGCCAAACCGTTTCCCCGACCAGGCCGGCCAGGAACCGGAATACAATAATGCCGATGGTACACTATGGTATTTTATTGCGGTCAAGAGATATCTCGATGCCGGCGGCAACAAAAAATTTATCTGGAAAAACATCCTGCCGGTACTAAGCGATATCATCCACTGGCACTATAGCGGCACACGTTATGGCATTCATGTAACAGATGATCAATTGCTATCGGCCGGTGAAGATGGAATACAATTAACCTGGATGGATGCAAAGGCCGGTGACTGGGTGGTCACACCAAGACAGGGCAAAGCTGTGGAGATCAATGCACTTTGGTATAATGCGCTGCGCATCTATGCAAAACTGCTGAAGCAAAGCGGTGCACGGGCAGAAGCAAAAATTTTTCGCGCGAAAGCAAAAATTACAAAGAAGAATTTTCTGGCTGCTTTCTCCAACACCTCACAACAACACCTCAATGATGTCGTAAACGGGCAGGCAACGGATTCCTCTCTTCGCCCTAATCAATTGTTCGCCCTTGCACTATGTTACCCGCTGATCAAAAAAGAAAAGGCAAAAAAAATTCTGGAAGTGGTGCAGGCAAAACTGCTCACCCGTTACGGACTGCGCAGCCTCTCTCCCGATGATGTTCATTATGCCGGAAGATACGAAGGCGATGTGCTGCAACGCGACGGGGCCTATCACCAGGGCACTGTTTGGAGCTGGCTGACCGGAATATACATTGATGCGCTTTTTAACTGCTACGGTAAAGATGCAAAGCCGGCCGCGCAGCAGGCAATCAATCAGCTCGTCGAACAGCTTAATGAAGCAGGAATTGGTTCCGTTTCAGAAATATTTGATGGCGACGAACCTCATACGCTCCGTGGCTGTATTGCACAGGCCTGGAGTGTTGCCGAATTACTCCGGGTAATATTCGAATACGAACTTTTCGCTTTTCCTGATGCATGA